From the Glycine max cultivar Williams 82 chromosome 11, Glycine_max_v4.0, whole genome shotgun sequence genome, the window CTTGAGCTAGTAGGTCATCATCCTCATTTGAAGTTGGTGGTGCAACATATTTCTTTGGCCTAATAGGAACTCCAATGTTTTTGTAGCTTCTGATGTTATGATTGGTTTGGCCACACCTTCCACATGTAAAGTCAGACAATTTCCTCTTTAGCCTATGTCTTATGACATTGTGTTCATCTACAGATctcattctatttttcttagGCCTTCCTCTTTTGACCTTTTTATGTGGTGGAACAGGTTGTGCATGCTGTGTCTGGGCCCAATAATGTGGTCCTTGGACTGGTTCAATAAAATGGTGGTATGTCTTATTATAAGCCTCTATTGACAGCCACTCATGACACATGTCCTCGGGCTTGCCTCCTTTGTGACTTATTGTTGCAATGACATGTCGATTTGGCATCCCTACATCAAAGTTGTAAAATCAGCACACATGTAGGTTACGAATCAACCTGTTAGCTTCCAAACTCTACAAGTGCATGTCCATTCAACTAAACTGACCTCAACCTTTTTCCCCCACATGTGGACATCATATCTCACGCCCATATTATCACCACACCAAATTGGAGTCCATTGATTAGCAAAATGAATCTCTTTTTCTAGTCTTTGTTCTCCATGTCCACCACAACATAAGCAATAACAAAGATGTGGTTATTGTCATCAACCCCAACAACAAAGAGCAAGTTTCCTCCAAATTCACTCTTtatgaaacatccatctagaCCTATGAATGGTCTACATCTAGCAACAAACCCCTTCTTACAGCCAGCAAGACAAATATATAGCCTCTGAAATTGTGGTGGACCTTCTAGACTTGGCACTGTGTTGATCTTAACTGTTGATCCAGGATTGCTCCTCAACAACTCATGTGCATAATCAAATACTTTGGCATATTGTTTCCTCTCACTCCCTTCCACTAGTTGCTTTGCTTCTTTCATGGCTCTCCACATCTTTGTAACTTCAATGTGAACTCCAAACTCTTGCTTGAAATAATCCAAAGCTTCAGCACATTTAAGGGTTGGCTGGATTCTAAGTTTGGCCTCAAGTTTGCTGACCACCCACTCTCTATTTGCTTGTTTGTTGTTCATTTCTTTGCAGCAATTATGCTCATGCTTAAATGACTTGATCTGAAAAGAGTTTCTGAGTTCATTCTTTGCACAGTAGATCTCCCAATCACAGCATGCCTTCTTGCATTTTGCTCTAGCCCTCTGTTTATCATTCTTCTTCCACTTGAACTCTCTGTCCATGAATATGCTATACTCCCTCAAGGCAGATTTAAATTCAGCCAGAGTACCAAACTCCATCCCTAATTCCAACATCTGTTCACCAACTCGAATACTTTCATTATATTGAGAATAAACTTTGTCAACATCCccatcttcatcatcactacTAATTGGTTTTTGAACTCCTCTAAATGATAACCATCTGTTTCAACTTCAACTTCAACTTCCTTCCTCATATAAGAGAAATCTGTAAACCACTCATCATTGTCATCTTCATTATTAGGATTACCAACCTTTTCCTCCTCACCACCACCAACATCTCTCTGCTCACCAGCACCAACATCTCTCTCTTCACCACCAACATCTCTTTGCTCACCAGCACCAGTGTCCACATTAATACCTTTCTTTCCACCACTAACATCTGCATCAATGgtgatcaagtacaaataaattatatttattaattataaaaattaaattccaaaATTATGGTAACCATGTTGGACCAAGTACGGATGAATTAAAACTTACCTTCCTCAAGGCCAACAATAGGTACATCATGTAAATCATCCTCATTCTCAACAGCTTCTGGAATTGGATGACATTCCAAGTATAACATCTGTGGAACTTCTTCTAAAATTGGATCTACTTcatgatgaaaataaacatttatctcaTTCTCATTTTCCAAAGCATCCCTCACTAAGTATAATATATTTCCATCTGTTGTACAACTCCTTAACCCATGATTAAAATCTAAGTCCTtatcaatcaaccaaaaacAATCTCCTATATTGCTATACTTTCTTACAAGCTTTCACCAGatcatataatataaatgtGTTCATGTAATCTGCAGATATATCTTCCCAAACGTCAAATTCTCCGCCTATATATTCAACCTTTCCATCACTGGCACGTGGAGTGAATCTTCCTCCATGGTGCAATATTAAAGTTATATTGTCATTCATTCTACACAATCAGAAACCACAAACATTGTCAtatattaggaaataaaaaaactaactcAAACATAGGCACATCACACAACAAaatgcaatgtcatctataaaaACAGAGCatcataaatcaaaataataaaggaCCATAAACCTCACTGCGAAGCGCGAAGACAATGCAAATGAAAACCCTTCAACATATAAAACCCCAAATGAATCCACGAAAACAATGCAAACAAAAACGAACACAAAACAACCACGAACCTGACTGCCAAGCGCGAAGACTCACAATCACCGACAAAGGGAATGCAGTCGAGGAAAGAGCAAAGTGAGAACAGTTAAAAAAACCCTACAAATCGCAATAAGACAATGAAAATGCGTTTGGGGGGAAAATGCGTTTACTTCATTTTTGAATGCAACCTAACTTTtcctaatttttcaattcagtcCTTGCCACCACATGGGATTGCTGACATGGACTCAAACTTGTCACATGGGTTTGCTTACATGGACTAAGGTTTGCCACATAGACATTTGACTAACAgaggaaattaaattttaacagTAGGGACTTATTTGCATGACGGATATAAAGATAgtgattatttttaacatttcaatAAGTTAGGGATTAATATGCAAAATGATTATAAAGTCGGGAACTAAAATACCTATTTACtctctaaaaaataaagaaagttaACACCATTAATGATGAAAGGGGTACAAGTGTAATGGATTATAAAAGCTAGGGGGGTTTGTGTagtgtaaaaaaagaaagaaatacatatataaataatacatatCTCATTGGAGGTTTCTATAACTTGCTCATaattttagtaaattaaatatgtgtatatatgtacGTGTGTCCGTGtgtaaaaatagaaagagaatgaattaaaaaaatagttcaatgATCTTGTTAGTATAAAAACTTTTGTACccccaattaattataaatcatcattagaataatataaaattactcaAGATAGTAATATTGcctgttttctttaaaataaattatgaaaagggtaaaatataatcaaatttcaACAAATGTAATTAAGATgcatatttctttaatttctatgGAAATAGGATCAATTGGCTACTTgttcaattttcttaaaagttaaacatttaataacattttataaaaatatttttcaacttaataaatagattaacaaCTCTTATAAAACATATCATGTTTACaaacaattatataatttaaaggtaaattaataatttaatttattaaactaaAGCACGatagatgtaaaaaaaaaaaaaaaaactaaagcacGATGTGttatttagaatataattaatatctgcttataaaagaaatataattaaatatctaCACGACTTTATGATTGAAATaacaaagtttattttcttctaaaatatcattaaacgtataattttacataaataattgaCATTCATGCCAATTACTCCtttgttttatataaaagattaaaatgtcTATATAACTTATTAGTAAAAATTTAAAGGGAACCAAAATCCATGCTTGCCCCCTAAGATCTGTTTACCCCTggtcccctctctctctctaaaaataCACACAAACACGTGATCTATTAATGTGGTGTGTAACAAATTCacacttttaataatttttatgtggtaaattttattaatacagtaattaatttgttatattattctgatgaacatgtaaattaaatttcaaataatttaaatattcatagatatataatttaatagtaaaatttatttatagtttattgtaaattaaattatttgaacttaattcattttataagaaattttaatttaaaaataaaattaataatacttcACCCcataacatgataaaaaatgttt encodes:
- the LOC112998356 gene encoding uncharacterized protein — protein: MEFGTLAEFKSALREYSIFMDREFKWKKNDKQRARAKCKKACCDWEIYCAKNELRNSFQIKSFKHEHNCCKEMNNKQANREWVVSKLEAKLRIQPTLKCAEALDYFKQEFGVHIEVTKMWRAMKEAKQLVEGSERKQYAKVFDYAHELLRSNPGSTVKINTVPSLEGPPQFQRLYICLAGCKKGFVARCRPFIGLDGCFIKSEFGGNLLFVVGVDDNNHIFVIAYVVVDMENKD